TTCTCGCGGTGGTCGGAGCAGCGGCCATTGTCGGGCTGAGCGCCGTGCCGAGCTTCCGCTTCGTCCGCTCGGCGGCGGCTCCAGCGATGATCCTGATCGTCACCGCCGACCTGCTACTCGGGTTCCACGGCGTCCGAGAAAACGCGCCCTACGGAGGCTTCCACCGGGTCGACATAGAGAGCTACTTCTCAGCCACCGGCGCGGTCCACTTCCTCCGCCGCTCGACGGTCGACGAGCCGGCGCGCTACATCGGCTACGACCCGCAGGAGCGCGTGACCGAAAACGGCCAGGTTGTCCTCTATCGCTATCAGTTCGGCGATCAGGAGACGGCTTCGCTGCTGGTGAACAATCGCGCGACGATGCACGGGATCGACGATGCGCAGGGCTACAATCCGGTCCAGCCGAGCCGCTACGTCGATCTGATGACGGCGCTAAACGGCTCGGCGCAGGAGTACCACGGCGCGAACGTCTTCCCGAACGGGATCAATTCGCCGTTGGTCGACCTGCTGAACATCCGTTACCTGATCGTGCCGTCGGTTCCAACCGACTCGCGGCCCGACCTCGACAAGCTGGCTGAGACGTTCCCGATCGTCTACGCCGACCGCAAGGTCACGATCATGGAGAACCCCGACGCCCTGCCGCGCGCCTGGATCGTCCATGACGCGCAGGTAGCAACGCCGGACGCCACGCTCACGCTCCTCGCCGACGGCAGCGTCGATCCGCGTGAGGTCGTCCTGCTGGAGACAGCGCCGCCTGAACTGGCACCGGGCGATGGCAACGACGCGGTCAGCGTGACGGCGCAGTCGCCGGACTCGATGAGGCTGGCAACGTCCACCAGCGCCGACGGCATGCTGGTCGTCAGCAACGGCTACGATCCGGGCTGGAAGGCGTGGGTCGATGGCGAACAGGTCGAAGTCGTGCCGGCCGATCACGCCCTGCAGGCGATCCCGCTGCCGGCTGGCGAGCACACCGTGACGCTGCGCTACGAGACGCCCGGACTCAACCTCGGTCTGGCGATCACCGGGACGACCGTGCTGCTGCTCATCATCGGTTGGTTCGTCATCCGTCAGCGCGCCAACGGTCGCAGACCGGACGGCGGCGCTACGAGCGGAAGAGTTGACGCGCGAGGAAGAAGACGTTGGCTGGTCGCTCGGCGAGTCGGCGCATGAAATACGGGTACCAACTCGTGCCATACGGCACATAGACCCGCATCCCGTAGCCCTCGTCGGCCAACTTTTGCTGCAAGTCCCGCCGCACACCGTAGAGCATCTGGAATTCGAACTGCTCGGTTGTGACGCGACCGCTGCGCACCTGACCGCGCACCAGATCGAGCATCGCTTCGTCGTGCGTGGCGATGGCTGGGAATGTACCGGCTTCCAGCAGGCGCTCAACGTGGCGACGATAGGCGGCGTCCACGTCGGCTTTGCGCGGATAGGCGATCGTTTCCGGCTCCTGATAGGCACCCTTGACGATGCGGACGCGCGCCGTACGCTCGATCATCTCTTCCAGATCGGTCTCGGTGCGATAGAGCATCGACTGCAGCACGATACCGACGTGCTCGCCGTGCAGGTCGTGGATGCGGCGGAAGAGCGCGAGCGTGCGCTCGGTATAGGGCGAGCCCTCCATATCGATCCTGACGAACCCGCCCATCTCGGAGGCACGGCCGACAATCGCTTGCAGGCGCTGCCAGGTCGTGTCCTCGTCGAGGTCGAGTCCGAGCATGGTCAGCTTGATCGAGATGTGGACGTCCAGCTGCTCGCTGTGCAGCCGCTCCAGGACGGCGAGGTAGGCGTCGGCGGCTGCCTGCGCG
The Thermomicrobiales bacterium genome window above contains:
- a CDS encoding proline dehydrogenase family protein; this encodes MLRAMLMWLAGNQRMERIVRGSRLTRPLITRFIAGEDLDEALVQIRSILARRQQVTLDLLGENVSSQAAAQAAADAYLAVLERLHSEQLDVHISIKLTMLGLDLDEDTTWQRLQAIVGRASEMGGFVRIDMEGSPYTERTLALFRRIHDLHGEHVGIVLQSMLYRTETDLEEMIERTARVRIVKGAYQEPETIAYPRKADVDAAYRRHVERLLEAGTFPAIATHDEAMLDLVRGQVRSGRVTTEQFEFQMLYGVRRDLQQKLADEGYGMRVYVPYGTSWYPYFMRRLAERPANVFFLARQLFRS